Part of the Quercus robur chromosome 5, dhQueRobu3.1, whole genome shotgun sequence genome, ttaaagtaataaattaaactcTGAAATCAAATTTAATGTAACACCGTCTAACGTTaactattgagagagagagagagagagagagagagagagagcacaaaGTAGATACCAGTGTCAAAGCATGAGATGGAGATATGACGTTTTGTTCTTAAGATAACCATGTGGACAACATCATCAAAACTACGAATATCACAAAAGATGTACCTAAGGATGTTAAGGAGTGATCTAAAATTGATCTACTCTTATGTTTATTTCAACGCGTTCCACCAACTTGTTTAAACGCCACTGATCGGATTACTAAACTTCGCTCTACAAAGTTTCATGTTAAGCGATACGAGGATTTCTACCACCAAGTTATATCCTGCAATGGTAATTTGGATTATCTTAAACTATAGAGTTTAATGTGAAAGTATCAAACATTCTTTTACCATCTCTTTTAGCtcaaaaaaggggggaaaatgaATGTACGTGCTGAAATTTCAACAGCAATTTCACATTATAGAAAAAACAGCAATTTCACAAAtatattgcttttattttcactttataattgttattttagtttttttttttttttcttagagaaagaaattttatgtacattttttttacgccaatcctttttaaaaatacttttgGCATATTTACTTTCTCTTATTTCTGGCTTTTTTGCTTGTTGTTTGCTTGTTGGCATACTAAGGAGATTCTTTATGCCGagaaaaaatatgacatttatttagCTTAAATGAATAGTAGACTGTAGAATGTAAAGTGCATATTGTAGGTAAAATGATTCTTCTAATATGGTTAATATTTGCTAATTTGAGAGAAAGTGTACAATCTTTTTATCTTCATTCagtgggttctagttaacttaattggtaatGTTTCTGAGGGTTAAATAAGAATCTGAGGTTTAATCTCCTCCTACacaaaaaacttattattgtcttggtctaataataaagaggTATCTTCGGAAGCGGacgtcataggttaaaactatctcaaaaaaattttaccttcattcatgtaaactaataatttttcaatattaTTTATGAATACTCCGTGAAATTCTGGCCTGATTCTCATCCTCGTTAGTACCATTACAATTTTCCTTtccattctttttgttttgtgtacGTTTTGGTCAAAGTAAGTTCACAGCTTTCAGTTTcaccctctatatatatatagacttctACGTGCAGAAAGATACTTGAACAAGAGGTTAATACAACAATATAGTAGAAATGAAAGCAAACATAGTGCTAGTAATCTTTGTAGCTATACTTTGGCTAACTCACTCCCTCACAGAAGGCAGACCACATTCCAATCACAAGCACCAAAGCAAAGAAGTAGAAAAGAGATGcaacagaaacagaaacagaacCAGAACCAGAACCAGAGGCAGAAGCTGCAGCAGTAGTTGTGGGAGAAGAACAAGAGCATCTAATTGTGACCCATTTTACCAATACCTCTTTGATGCCTGTGGCCAATGGCCTTTTCCAACATCTCCTTCCCCAGACAACCCTTTTGACCCAACACCAAGACCATCTCCTTGGCCTAATATTTCACCTCCCTTGCCACCACTTgcggcttctcctccacctatATATATAGTACCATCTCCACCCCCAATTGTGCCCCCACCAGCTCCCATAATAtcacctccaccaccttcaCCACCCCCGCCTTCAccttcaccaccaccaccttcaCCACCCCCACCATCTCCACCACCACCTTCACCACCCCCAccttcaccaccaccaccttcaCCACCCCCACCATCTCCACCACCACCCTCTCCACCTCCACCATTGGTTCCATCACCCCCACCACCACTTCTACCCCCACCAATACCTCCATTAGTTTCATCTCCTCTAGTTCCTTCCCCACCACCACCTGATGTTACACCAATATTTCCATGGCTAACACCTCCAGATACTACAAACTCTCCACCACCAGACTTAATTCTCCCACCTCCCATACCAGATTTACCACCAGATGGCTTTACACTATCTCCACCATTTGTCCCATCTTTTTCTATGCCATTATTACCACCACAAGAgccattattttcattttcaccaCCAATCATTTCAACCCCACCTGCACCAGACGCTGGTGTAAATCAGCCATTACCACCAGAGCTAATTCTTCCACCTCCCCTACCAGATTTACCACCAGATGGGTTTACACTAGCTCCACCACAGTTTCCAACATTACCACCACAAGatccatttttttcattttcaccaCCAATCATATCAACCCCAACAGTACCAGAGACCTTTCTGCCGCCTTCCTTGATGGATCCTGATGTTCCACAAGAACCTCTTCCGTTTTGGTCCACGCCACCAGCACCTGATATGGTTTTTGATGAACCAGTACAGCCATTAATGTCACCACCGCTTCCTTTCTTGTCTCCTTTTCAGCTTCCACCATAATCTGATTCTCCTCCATTTAAGAACTAAATTGCATCTTCAACCTTTCGTCCACTTCAAATAAATAAGTTGTAACTTGTAAATCACTGAAAACTTTGGCTTGtgaattaatttttcatttgttaTGTGATGCATGTTCTCTTATAATGTCTTGTTTGTTGGTTGATGATGACATCTATATAATAGGATGAGGAGAAATATTGTTAACAAAAACAGTGTGTAGAATATATGActatatagttaaaaaaaaataaaataaaaaaataaataaaaaaagaggctGTCCCGTGCAAGCCTCTTATTTTTTACAAGATTTGGAGAGGTAATACCTAacctttaattattgtttttttagaaAGTGATTATTGGATTTGAATCCAAAATATGTCTCTTCTGATAGAAGGCAGTTAAAATTGCACCAAGACCCCATCTCTTGgataacaaattaacaatttaTAGGTGTCATACATCTCTTGGATACAAATTAACAATATATACGATCAATTTGGAAATTGGTAACTGCAAGCCTCCGAAGTAGTACAGCTAGAGAATAAGGCATAGATGAAGGAGAAGCTTGGTAAAAGGAGCATACTGTTAGAATATGTGCCCTTTAAATCCTATTATATGAtactatgtatgatattatgttgtaattaataaagttgttttattattatctaaaataatagtaacataaatatttggacattatcatatagtccatgagatgcatagtatgtgatttatgtgatttagtcatagaaaatataaattacaagttctttgtaaacttagaattttagtttgtaattgaaaattcaaatatgtgtataaacacctttgaacgtttagacccccaaattacaacttaaccaattcaagccttatgtcaaacaactagtgtgcggaaacttaacataagctataatatggaattggtaaaactatctaagccaaattaaaatcacaacccacaacagataataaaaaggcaaagataaagaggaaggaagatgcaaacacaaagacaacacgcgatgtgttatcgaagaggaaatcgaagcccttggcgtaaaacctctccgccgccctccaagcggtcaacaatccactagaaaatatagttgggatacatggacagcaatagaccttccaagcctaatctacccagtgcacctaagccctccaagcttcttgctccaacgaggttgcgccaaacctttttcttttctagcttcccggattccgctactagaccgtagcatcaaccaatgaagattggttccttcctaactgcttcccagaaatccaaacagctctctcacagtgatgattatggtgagaacaaggtttggtaaaatgcctctcaaggatttgacaatggagaggaagagagttgaggaatttgaagagattctaatgtatagattgtgggtgagtcaatcttgtttttctttagggtttctctttcaaaattctctctggaagctctcttacaatcatgggtaaaaggggtatttatactggagtgggagaggaatgtgaaacgtcaggttttacaaaacaggggtggctcgcggcttgacctcgtggcttgactaagtcgcgagatccagtcgcgagataaccgtatggccagttgtcctgttttttcctgtagtgctccagctagcatgactgttcaccttccggcatgcttggcacgtgtgctgcgtttggtggcttgcagccgcgagtcacccgtgaggccaagccgcaagtctctgttttcttgcacactcttgagcaaacttcactctatctcactcactacccttacatcaaacccacctaaatacagggttactaaatgctgaaatacaagcaaatttgatacggaataaaaccaattagatggttgaataaattcaaccttacagtaatCGATTATGAAATTGgacatttcatctgcgaagactataacatatcaactaagatgatttgtcttgattatggaaatgaagacttctagttgatatgttttaaatgttaagacatattgaactagactgctgtaagatttattattctactaacgactgtcaaatgaataataaatcttacgACTTTTGtttacatcaactcttaatcttgagagaataatgaacctgaTCGTAAAGtataggttactttgatatatcaagagtgagatttaaagtcacgatcaaaacctcaatatgttgagcagccacatttagtgttgaagaaatatatattctcaagatgaagttcataatctcttaacagagatataaaatattctcttgagataagtttaatggatttggttattcagagtgttaggcctaatTACTTTAgaaaggagttactaaagtatatatttatgaaattagatttcataaatatatgatgaataacttaaaggattaaaccgggtactcaatgATTAAGATGTAATAATCTTCAAAATAGCAGTCAACATTCATGATTTTctattactatgaatattttaatgaaggggttgtatgtataataaagttttgggatataatttattaataaggcatagagtgcaattatatttatatagtgatattaaatataattaatggtaattttgggcttgtcaagagcTGACAGAAAATCCcaaaacccattggagctagattCTTATTTGTCCCTTTTGATCCCACTCCAAGCCGcatactaaaacccaattggaataacccaaaaggctaacccaattagataatcaattatatataaggagagaaacatacataaTTTTCAAATGAATGGAAAtagtgtgtatgtgagtgtaagccactctcttattctccatTAAACATATACGCGTAAACTGATTGAGAAACCACATTTCTTTGgcataagtggaattggagtgaagattaaaagtgttcccaagcacttttaatctttagttttgaattttaccaCACCAAGGTATgctctcttgttcttaaattctgaaatttacatagtacatgttatcaattacgAATGAactagatccgttaattttccactgtgtatgttttgtatgcgatacaaaccATGTTTATCCAACACATATATTTTGTTGAGGCCTAGATCCTGGGTCTAGGTGTTAATATATTCAATTCCATTGTTTCTCCTCATAATATATCTATCAAAAGCATTTAAACATCTGAGGTACAAAGTTTAAGCGCTTACATTGTTTAGGAATGAGATGCTAAAGAATTAAACTTTAGTACTTTAACTCACTTCCAAATAGGCAGAGCAATGATAAAAACTGTTAGTCATTTTCGGAGTTTATTCAATTCATTTGCCTTGTCAAAATATGCATTTATGAAGTGCCACATACATTAGACTAAGTAGATAATGAAGAAGGATAGAGTTTCTCGGTAAGTATGTGAGTGTATAAATAATGATGATTTCAAATGAGGGTAGTGGAAGTTGGTGGAAATTCTAGTCAGCTAGCTTACCTGAATCAATCACATGTAATGTACTTGGAGTAATTTTAGAGTTCTTGACCATAATAATTGGCTTAGGACACGTTCAAGCTGTGTATGCCATTGCCAGCATAAAAGCAATGGGCACTGCTTTGGTTAGGGAATTACTAATAGAATTGGAAATAGGTCTAAATCTTGAGGAATGGGTTGTTGGGCTTACATACGTTGTTGATCATATTCGTTGAGAATGAGGTTACTGGGATCGGGCACCCATAAATTGGTCAGGAAAAAATGGGTGTCCTTCAAACATATTTTCAATTTGGAAGCTTTTGCGGGTTACTTTTTCTTCCCCTCTCATGGTACActaatcaaattttatataaaaaagttgtGTAATTCCACAGTAGTGTTTATTTGGTTTTTCTATGTTTGTTTAGTCCTAGATTAATGGACAAGATTAGAGTAGAAATAAATTAGGCCCCTCTTATATATGAATGCTTGAGTTTAAATATATGAATCAACCATGCACTACAAAAAACAAGGGCTATAGTGGTGTTTgaaaaatgccactataagtCATAAAAATGTCATTACAAGTCCTTTTAGTCCTTTTGGACTATAATGACGTTTTCTATAGTGGAGCCACAAAACCCCACAAATGTACCATAActatagacctatagcggcgttttacaaaaacgccattataggtcCATACCCTATAGTGGTacttatagtggcatttttaaaaagCTGCTATAGacccttatatttttttttaaaattttttggctaTAGCAGCATTTCAAAATGCCAATATAGCcaacaaccacaaaaaaaatttagtgaattgcaaaacataatttcatatatattaaatagattttaaaattaatgaaatataaaattaaatgctctaaaattaaaatttcaattttaattaaattaagaaatacaaaacaaaaaacaaaataaaacaaaacaatatatatatctatataagaacacaaacctagaAAAGTTAAACATAGGAACACAGCACAGAATACAAACACAACATGCTCCAAaatacaagaacacaaacctatAAAATCTCGTCTCCTTCAACGAAACGAGCCCAAATCCAATACCAAATGCATTCAAGAAACCAACCCAAACACAAGAGTACAAgctcaagaacacaaacccaggtTTAAACATAAGCACAAGATCAGAAACACAAGAGCAcaaatccaagaacacaaacccaaatttcaaCATAAGCACAAGATTAGAAACATGAGCACAgatccaaaaaattcaaaatcaaaacccaaattcaaatcaagacataaacacaaacataatAGAATATCCACTTCATTCAAAATGTTCATCATTTCCTCCATTTTCTTATTAGCCAaacaagaaagaacaaaaaaaaaaaaaaaaaaaactagatctactgaccaaaaaaacacaaaaaatcaaagagagagagataaagggGAGGGGAATGGGAAGGGGAACACGTCTAACCATCGTCGGTCTGAGCTGGCCAAGGGCAAATCAGCATCGGTGGGTTGAGAAGGGAGGGCTAGGCTTCGCAGCTTAGTGTTGGCGAGAAAGTTTGCAAATCGGTGTTGGTACTGGTGGGTTGGTGGTGTGGAGTGGACAGTGGGTTGATGTCAACGGcatggagtgagagagagtgacaAAGCGAGAGTGttagagagtgagagaggttcttttttttttttttgataatcaaagaGTGAGAGAGTTAGAGTTAGAGAGTGAAAGatgagatattttgaaaatttttggtaattttcaattgctttttttttttttgctggacctatagtgtgtgtgtatgtgtgtgtgtgtatatatatatatattcaggtTCAGCTATGGTGGCGCTTTCcaaacgctactataggtcacttcaattttattttttaggtaggacctatagtggcactTTCCAAAATCCACTATAGGTCCTTGTAAGACCAGGACCTATAGCGGTGTTTTTGAAACAATGCTATAAACCCTTTCAAACGCTGTTATAAGCCCAATGTTTTAAAATACCACTATAGACCCTtcaaaacgcagctatagaaaACCTGTAGTGGCATTTTTcaaaaacgccattatagggtACCTATAGTGTCGTTTTTTTATAAACGCCACTAAAAAAAAGGCTGCTATAGGCCTTGATTTTTGTAGTGCCATTGTGGACTAAATGAAGtcgccacctagattaggtctagaaACCATAAATATAGTTCCCTTATGTGGAAGGACTAGTCTTACTACTAGAGTATGGGTTCAGAATTTATATATGggggtgggaaggtgttaggcacccaaccccacccGACCCATGGGTCGGCTTCCAGTCATTGTGTCTTACAtcttaatttcattaaataCTCATTCAATATTGTTATCTATactcacacatacacatacatctAGCAATCAACATAgcatcaatcatcccaaaaaccctaacatacatctattaTGGCAACTCACATCAAGCCTAGCATATATCTATCGTGcatatcatatcatctcatacaAGGCAGCAAACAACAAGATATCACAAGGGTTGAAACATAGACATGGCTATATCAAAGAAACATGTGATTGCATTCTAGACATcaaaaacacatcatccaaccAAGCATGTTCATGTggatgcatgacttaccttacttACCTTACTGCATCTTAGCACCTATGCATTAATGAATggacatgtgaatgcatgttcatagtactaaagtaagaaaagaaaaagaaaaccctaatctagcatgttAAAGACAAACCAACATGGAAAAGAGTCTAAACCGCATAATCAAGCCTATGTGCGTAGGCAAGATTATGTGCATGTGGATTTCTGCCCAGAAGCCCTAGAAACATAGCAAGCAGGGCAAGGTTCCAAAACACAaattctaacaacctaacaagtttttaatataaaaataaacaacctaaactaacaacaaaaatatccaaaataaacaaaacaaaatctattccTAAACATGCATTGGATCTAATTAACAACGAATAAGAACACActtaacacatcaaaacatgCTCATCAAAATATCCAAACATTCAACTCTCTAATCAAAATATGGTGAGAcacaacaaatcaaaatcaatcatATTTCTAGTGAATATACAACATATAAATCAattaagaacaacaagaacaagtCATGAAAAGATCCAATTCAAGGAAAAGTCATGAAGGGAGATTCACCTTGCTTATGGAAACACACTTGATTGATATTTAACCGGCCCCTCAgtacctacaacacaaagattaaGTTGAGAGAACAAGCGAATTAAAGAATACAATAGTTTTTGATAATCACAACTCAAGAGCaagattagttttgaaaaaggttttgagaaatcaaattggAAAAATAGTTTCTGCCTTAGAACTAATTAAAGAGAGGtttttaatttgtcaaaaacaTGCAAATGTGCTTTGTGGGAGTTTTGAAAaagagaattagggttttagaaaagATGGAGGCTAAAAAATGACTCTCTCtagctagggttttgattggagGCATAAGATGAGTTTTTTTAGGTTAAAATTAggattttcagattttttaatgATCTTTGGACGTTCTCAAGGGTCCATGGGCCGGCCCACATCAAAGCATTATGTTTTGGGCCCTTAAAATATAGTTTTAGAACCAAGAAAAACGGACTGCCTAGTTGGCCCAACTTCAAATGATCATAACTTACTCAATATAAGTCCAAATTaagcaaaatttgtgttcaaattgaagcccaggatgtctactttccaatgaaataaaCTTCACTTAGTAAATCTGTCTGGATCAAAATTTATGGTCAAAACAGTGAGCAAAAGTCATTTTTCAGTATTGATTTCAAAGTGATTtaagcacttttgagttgtgattacttccaaactattgtGAACTCTTTAATTACACTTGGTTGACATATGTCAAGTTCATTATTGGGGCTAgggaccaaaatttattaacgGGTACAAAATACGGTGTCTACAGCCACTTCCATGATTAAGATGAATCATCTTAGTTAATACATGGTATTCATAGATAAAAAACTCAATTTCATGACCAACTATGGATTAGGGtttttgagtttacaaggaaGTTGTAATTTAGATTTTCTAATTGCAAGTCTTATCCCCATAcctaaatcacatacaatacatctcatatactttaaaataatttccaaatatTCATTCTAAAATaatctaagaaaataaaataaaatctttattttGGATCCATGAATCATGTATATATtgatttcctataaaaaaaaatatattgttagaCAATAGTATTGCATTCCAcgatttaatatttctttaaaataaaggCATAATAATTTGCTCCATACTATCCggggaaaaataataataataataataaataaataaaatcaatttatttttattttttatttttagaaaaagaaaatactaataTAATTGATTGAATAACCAAATAAGAGATAAATCTATATGATCGAACATGAAATTAAAACTTGCAAATGACAAAGTATTTTTGGCCTGAAACATGTAAACAATGACATAGCTCCATGACtcaaatatagaataataaaattagGTAATAcattgttgggttaagatagcttgaccccggttaattaattcaattacccaaattgattaattaggttcaattgcatGTAAATCTtgaaggcaccaacaaatcaccaaaaatactaaatgcagcaaaatataaatttgacacggtgatttgttgacaaatggagaaaacctcgcaaggcaaaaaccccaccgagtaattttaaggtcaccactcccaaga contains:
- the LOC126728139 gene encoding leucine-rich repeat extensin-like protein 3, with protein sequence MKANIVLVIFVAILWLTHSLTEGRPHSNHKHQSKEVEKRCNRNRNRTRTRTRGRSCSSSCGRRTRASNCDPFYQYLFDACGQWPFPTSPSPDNPFDPTPRPSPWPNISPPLPPLAASPPPIYIVPSPPPIVPPPAPIISPPPPSPPPPSPSPPPPSPPPPSPPPPSPPPPSPPPPSPPPPSPPPPSPPPPLVPSPPPPLLPPPIPPLVSSPLVPSPPPPDVTPIFPWLTPPDTTNSPPPDLILPPPIPDLPPDGFTLSPPFVPSFSMPLLPPQEPLFSFSPPIISTPPAPDAGVNQPLPPELILPPPLPDLPPDGFTLAPPQFPTLPPQDPFFSFSPPIISTPTVPETFLPPSLMDPDVPQEPLPFWSTPPAPDMVFDEPVQPLMSPPLPFLSPFQLPP